CGATTGCTTCGGTGCCAACGAAATCGCCCTGCTGATCACCGACCTGCGCATGCCGGTTATGGACGGCATCGCCTTGCTTGCCCATGTGCACAACCGATATCCCAAGGTGCCGGTCATCGTCATGACCGCCTTCGGATCGCCGCAGATAGAAAAACAGGTCAAAAAGCTGGGAATTGTGCACTACTTGGAAAAACCCATCGGCTTCGACGAATTGCGCGACCACATCCTCCATGAACTGAGTCGCAAGAAAACAAGCCGCATCGAAGGCGTCACCCTGGCTTCCTTTCTGCAGCTCGTCTGGATGGAAAAAATGACCTGCACGCTTTCGGTGAAGAGCAATGAAAAAACGGGGACCCTGAGCATTTTGAGCGGCGATCTGAAAAACGCCCAGGCCGAAAGCCAAACCGGGCTCGCCGCCGCCCTGGAAATCCTCGACTGGGAAAACGTGGCCATCGAGCTGGATGAAAACTTTTCCCCCGACGGCGAAACAACACCATTCTCCATCGAAGAATTGCTGCTCGAAAGTTTCCGCCGCAAGGATGAGCGTAGCGTGGAGCCTTTGATCGAATACGAAACCCTGAACAGTACGGATCAAATAAATATATTTGAAAAGGAGGATCACATGAACGTTTCCAAACTCAACAAATCCATCGAGATCTTAAAAGAAAACCTCGGTGGTGCATTATTGGCGGCCGACATTTTCGGAACCGCCGACATGCAATCGGTGACCGGTTTCAATTCCAACCCCGCCGCCTGCGCCCTTTTCGGCCAGATCATCACCTCGACCAACCGGGCGCTGAAGGAGTCGGGATTCCCCATCCTGGGCAAATATTGCCTGTTCGACCTGGTCGATGCCAAAATGGTGGTCCTGATTCCCATGGGCGACTTCATCTGGGGCATGCTCATCGACGGAAAAAAGGCCCAGCTCGGGCTGTTGCTGAACATTGCGTTGCCCAAGGCGATCGCCGCGTTCGAGGATGCCATTACCAGCAACTGATTAACGAGTAGGAGAAAATAACATGGGCGAAAAATTATCAAAAATCTACAAAATCGTCGAGGATAAGGGGGGTAACTCGGCCCGGATCAAATTAGCTTCGGCCACCGGTCTTCCCAAAAAGGACGCCGAGGAAATGAAGGACAAACCCGAGATCATCGAGAAGTTCAAGACGATCGCCAGCGACATCCTGGGCTTCAGCATCGACGAATTCTTGCAGCAATAAAAAAGATTCCAGCAGCCGCCAGGGAACCGGCTGGTGCGACGTCAAGGCCAGCACCGGCTGCCGCTGCCTCATAAACCGCAACCGTCCATGCTGAACGAAGACGGCAAACTCCGCCACATTCTGATCTTCCGGGATAAAGGCAAGCCGGGAATGGGCGTGGCCGCCAAGTTACGTAAGCCTACCAGGAACGGAAATTTTCTCGCCGTGACGACAGCGGACATCGCTTCTCTAAGACAAACACTGGAAGAGCAGCCGATCAGCGCCGTGGTCATCGACATCGGCCGGGAGATCGGCGCCACCCTGGCAGCCTTGCGCGTTCTGAAGGGGTTTCCAGCTATCCCCCTCTTCATCTTCAACGGCTTCCTGCTGCCCCAGATCGAGGAAAAAGCCAAGGAATACGAGCAGGTTCATTATTTTGAAAATCACGACGCATTGAGCGATGGCATCTCCTTGATTCTGGCCGCAAGCGATGGAAACAATCGGGGCTCGAGTCACAGCATCTCGTTGCTGCAATTCATGCAATTGCTGAACCTCGAAAAATGGAGCGGCCGGATAATGGTCGCGGCCGGAACCAACCATGGCATTTTGCTTTTTCGCAGAGGCGGTCTGATCGACGCCGCCGCGGATGCACTTACCGGTCGAGCCGCGTGGGAACAAATGGCCACCTGGGAAAACATCAGCGTTGAAACTTACGCCGACATTCTTCCGGGCAAAACCCGCGGCGTAAGATTGTCACCCATGGCATCGCCCTTAAAAAAAACAAATACCTCGCAGTCGAGCAAGAGCGCGGGGC
The window above is part of the Candidatus Aminicenantes bacterium genome. Proteins encoded here:
- a CDS encoding response regulator — encoded protein: MKQANAQTRNVLIVDDEKLFLKSIADGLKAYEKKYNFKMLAAQNGQEALDCFGANEIALLITDLRMPVMDGIALLAHVHNRYPKVPVIVMTAFGSPQIEKQVKKLGIVHYLEKPIGFDELRDHILHELSRKKTSRIEGVTLASFLQLVWMEKMTCTLSVKSNEKTGTLSILSGDLKNAQAESQTGLAAALEILDWENVAIELDENFSPDGETTPFSIEELLLESFRRKDERSVEPLIEYETLNSTDQINIFEKEDHMNVSKLNKSIEILKENLGGALLAADIFGTADMQSVTGFNSNPAACALFGQIITSTNRALKESGFPILGKYCLFDLVDAKMVVLIPMGDFIWGMLIDGKKAQLGLLLNIALPKAIAAFEDAITSN
- a CDS encoding DUF4388 domain-containing protein → MRRQGQHRLPLPHKPQPSMLNEDGKLRHILIFRDKGKPGMGVAAKLRKPTRNGNFLAVTTADIASLRQTLEEQPISAVVIDIGREIGATLAALRVLKGFPAIPLFIFNGFLLPQIEEKAKEYEQVHYFENHDALSDGISLILAASDGNNRGSSHSISLLQFMQLLNLEKWSGRIMVAAGTNHGILLFRRGGLIDAAADALTGRAAWEQMATWENISVETYADILPGKTRGVRLSPMASPLKKTNTSQSSKSAGQTSVGSIESLHLVRQDRKLVLNLKKLNLGVTEIREALSAKLMLTDIFLSHNSRSLAGWNSSPLACSSFAAITKSLKNALQLSRFPALGAYYLLDLDDDQLVFIVVHEELQWGFLLQGVKDRLGLLLNIVLPKALKTLDGSIAVECSL